GCCGCGGAGTTCGATCATCGAAGCGCACGGTGTCGTTCATCGGTCACCCATCCTGTGTCGATGCGTTCCCCGGGGGGCGCTGAAGGCGCCGCTCCCGGTCGGGAAGGCAGGGGCGGAAGCGAAATAGACGGTCGTGCCCGGCGCGCCCGGCGGGCGCCCCGGACGATCGGGAGCATCGTCGAAATCGCGGGAAGACGGCATTTTCACTCGGATTTCCTTGCGCTTCTTCGGCTCGTCTCGGCGCCTGCAGGGCGCCGCGGATCTCATCGTGATGGCTCGCTTGTCGTGTTCCGTGGCCGGGTGTCGACGTTGCCGTGAGGCCCTCGGCCCGGAAGGCATGTTGGCGGACGCATTTCGAAGTGCAACCACCCGGAAGGGGGGGGAAGGGTAGGCATTTCGAAAGGGCCCAGTCCGGCCGGGTGGCCCGCCACCTCTCCTTCGGGTGGTTGACTCGACCCGCGACATGTGCCGCGCCTGAACGGCGGCGCCGACGAGCTCCCCGGAACAGCCGCGCTAGACTCCCGGCACCGTGGACAGGAGCCCCTCGAAGCTCGAGCGTGCCGCAACCCCGCCGGTCGACCGCAACGATCTGGGCTTCGGCTCGGTCGTTTCGCGGCAGAGCCGCGACCGGCTGCTCAACCGCGACGGCAGCTTCAACGTGCAACGCGGTGGCCTCGGCTTCCTGCGTTCGCTCTCGCTCTACCACTGGCTGATCGAGCTCACCTGGCCACGCTTCCTGCTCGTGCTCTCGGCGGGCTTTCTCGCGGTGAACCTGATCTTCTCGTTTGCCTACTTCCTCTGCGGTCCCGGCGCGCTCGCCGGGCTCGAGAGCGGCGACGAAGCCGGACGATTCCTCGGCGGGTTCTTTTTCTCGGTGCAGACCCTGGCGACGATCGGCTACGGCGCGCTCGCCCCGGCAGGTCTCGCGGCCAACGTGATCGTCGTGCTCGAATCGATGACCGGCCTGCTGCTCGTCGCGCTCGGCACCGGCATCTCCTTCGCCCGCTTCGCCCGACCGCGGGCGCAGATCCTCTTCAGCCGCTTCGCCGTCGTCGCGCCGTATCGCGACGTCACCGCGCTCGAGTTCCGGATCGCCAACGCGCGCACTAGCGAGCTGACCGACGTTCAGGCCCGCGTGCTCCTCGCCCGGCGCAAGGCGTCCGGCGACCGCGAGTTCCTGCCACTCGCCCTCGAGCGCGACAGCGTCCTCTTCTTCCCGCTCTCCTGGACGGTCGTCCACCCGATCGACGCCACGAGCCCGCTCTACCGCCTGCGTGCCGAGGAGCTCGAAGCGGCGCACGCCGAGCTCCTCATCCTGCTCTCCGGCACCGACGAGAGCTCCTCGCAGGTGGTCCACACGCGCTCCTCCTACCTCGCCTCCGAGATCGTCTGGAACGCCCGCTTCGTCAGCCTCTACGACCCGCCCGGCGCCGAGGACGGTCGCGTGCGCATCGACGTCGGCAAGCTGAGCGCGATCGAGCGGCTCTGAAGCACTGGCGAGGGGCCCTCGGCAACGCAGCTCCCCACCTCGCGAGCATCCGCCAGCGAAACGCCGCCGGTTGCCTTGGCATGGATGCGACCCTCGTGGCGCTGACGGCCAGGGCTCCCTCGGCAGCCGGAGATCGTCCGGGCCGGAAGGCGGTGGATTCTGCTCGCAAGCGTGGCGCTCGGTGCGCTGGTTCTCGTGCTGCTCGTGGTCGACGCTCTTCTGGCCTGCAGTTCGGGGCGACCCGCCCCGCTCGCCGACGCGCACGGCACACCGCCGCCACGCGGCACCTGCGAGAAGGCCCTCGTCACCATCGGCGGCGTGCGCCAGGGGATGTTCCTGCGCGGGCGCGACTCGGCCAACTCCATGCTGCTCCTCCTCCACGGCGGACCGTGCTTCCCGACGTACATCACGAGCGAGGAGTTCCCGAACGGGCTCGAGGACCGCGTCGAAGTCTTTTGCCGGAAGGAACGCGGCAGCGGGCTCTCGTACGGTCCGGCGGTCACGCCGGCGAGCATGACGCTCGACCCGTTGACGTCCGATGCGCTGGAGGTCGCCGAGTACCTTCCGGCTGCACGACGAGCAGTTCGCGTTCGACTTCCCCGCAGAGGTTCCGTGCCTCGAGCTTCCCGTCTACTTCCTGAGCGGCGCCTACGCGCCTTACCGTCAATCGCGACCGCTCCCGCACCGATATCGACCGGCTGGTCGCCCCCCGAGAGGGCTTCTATACCTTCCCCAACTCCGCCCACCGTCCCCTCTTCGAGGAGCCGGGGCGGATGCTGGAGATCCTCGTGCACGACGTGCTCGGAGGGACGACGCCGCTGGCGGATCCCGAGCATGCAGCAGCGCACCACACCGCCCCCGTCACCGCTTCGGCTTGTACCAGTACCGATCGGTGAATTCGGTCGGCTTGCCGCCGAGGAGATGGCGGAGGCCTTCGACGATGAGGGGGAAGTAGTGCCAGTCGCCGAATTCGTCGAACTTGCGGGTCGAGGCGATCGCCTTGGCGCGGCGCACGCGGACGAGGTGCTCCCCGCGGGTGCGGCCGAGCCGGCGCAGCGCCAGGAGGAAGGCGACGTCCTCGCCGACCAGGCGGCGCTCGTCGTAGCCGCCGATGGACACGAAATCCTCGCGGCGGCAGAACACCACACCGGTGTCCATCCGCATGGCGACCACCAGCGGCACGATCAGCATCCAGGTGCAGACGATGCCGAGCGACCAGCGCTCGAGCCGGACGCCGGTCGCGCCGCCGACTACGCCGCCGCCGGAGAGCACCCGATCGATCTCGACGAAGGTCCGCGGGTGGACTCGCGAGTCGGCATCGACGAAGGCGACGACCTCGCCGGTTGCCACACCGGCGCCGCCGTTGCGCGCGGCGGCGATCACCCGCTTCGCGACCGGCACCACCCGGCAGCCGCGCGCGGTGGCGATCGCCGCCGTCTCGTCGGTCGACCCGTTGTCGGCGACGATCAGCTCGACCGCCTCCGGCGGTCCGAAGGCGGCGCGCGCCACCTCGAGCGAATCGAGCAGGCGCGGCAGCAGGAGCGCCTCGTTGTAGGCAGGGACGATCAGCGAGAAGCGCGGACTCATCGGTTTCGCCGTCGGCTCCGAGCGCGGGCCGATCGCTCGCTCGACGTCCTCGAATGCCAGACGGCCGAGCGAGCCAGCCGACGCCGCCCTCGCGCCGCTCTACCGGATCAACCAGTCGATCGCCGCCTGGCGGTCGACGAACAGGCGAACATCGTAGCCGCGATTGCGCGACGCCGTTTCGTAGAAGCGCATGTCCTCGCGTGCCTGGTCCGACTCGGGCAGGAGGACGGCGTCTCTCATCCCCGGGGGGAGCTGCAGGACTTCGTAGAGACGGATGAGCTCGAACACTTCGAAGGGCGTGCCGACCTGCGCGAAGCGCGTGCAGTCGGAGAGAAAACGGCACACCTCGTGCTCGCGGGCGAAGGCGACGGTCTCACGCGTCGCCGCCATGACCTCCCCGCCCGTCATCGGAGCCAGGTACTCGGTGAGGACAATCCTTTCCGGCTGAAGAAGCGAGAGGGTCCACGGCATGAAACGGCGGCCTCCGACGGTCCGCTCGAAGGTTACACGAGCGCGACCCGGCGCGAGCCGCCCCGGTGGGCGGGCCGGCGACGACGGACCGGAGGGTCGGCGCCGCCGGAACCCGACAGCTTCGCTAGCGGCGGACCTCGCAGCTCACGCGGTAGAGGTCGAGCCGACCCGCCGACTCGCCGTCGCGGTGCGAGGTGAAATAGAGAAACCCCCGCTCGCCGGGTCGCAGAGAGGGCCCGAGGTTCCAGCTTCCCGGGGCATTGACGCGTGCATCGAGCCGTTGCGCCGCGCCGTAGCGCCCGTCGTGGGCGAAAGCCACGTAGAGGTCGGCGCCGTCCTGCTCGCCGACGCGCCGGGTGAACACCAGCGTTTCGCCGTCGTCGAGGTAGGTCGCATCGAAGTCGTCCTCGGCGCTGTTGAGCTCGCCGGCGACCGGCTCGGCGTCGCTCCA
This genomic window from Holophagales bacterium contains:
- a CDS encoding transporter produces the protein MDRSPSKLERAATPPVDRNDLGFGSVVSRQSRDRLLNRDGSFNVQRGGLGFLRSLSLYHWLIELTWPRFLLVLSAGFLAVNLIFSFAYFLCGPGALAGLESGDEAGRFLGGFFFSVQTLATIGYGALAPAGLAANVIVVLESMTGLLLVALGTGISFARFARPRAQILFSRFAVVAPYRDVTALEFRIANARTSELTDVQARVLLARRKASGDREFLPLALERDSVLFFPLSWTVVHPIDATSPLYRLRAEELEAAHAELLILLSGTDESSSQVVHTRSSYLASEIVWNARFVSLYDPPGAEDGRVRIDVGKLSAIERL
- a CDS encoding glycosyltransferase codes for the protein MSPRFSLIVPAYNEALLLPRLLDSLEVARAAFGPPEAVELIVADNGSTDETAAIATARGCRVVPVAKRVIAAARNGGAGVATGEVVAFVDADSRVHPRTFVEIDRVLSGGGVVGGATGVRLERWSLGIVCTWMLIVPLVVAMRMDTGVVFCRREDFVSIGGYDERRLVGEDVAFLLALRRLGRTRGEHLVRVRRAKAIASTRKFDEFGDWHYFPLIVEGLRHLLGGKPTEFTDRYWYKPKR